TTCTATTTCTATCCCAAAGACCAGCAGATCCCttgtggagctgtgctgcttgaTCTTTAGAGAAAACTCAGTGCTAGAGGACCTCTTATAGAGCAGGTAAGTGAAATTttaagcagcagcaacagcGATTGGATGATGCTGGTATCACTACACTTTGCATTTGAGGCGTCAATATTTCAGAATACATTTTACTTTCCTTTGTTTCAACACTCTTTCAGCAAATGCTTCTCAGGCTCATTAAAAACATAGTCTGGGTAAAGACCAGGATTTTGACTACACAGAAGCAAATTAAACTTCAAAAGAGATGTAAACAGATAGATGAACAATTCAGCAGAGTATTTAATGATGtgatttttctgaatataaatGTGCTAAAAACATACTAACCACTCcttaaaacaaaatgcttaAAACAAAAACTGTTCCAAGTTCAAGATGTTCAAATGCCTACAAATCTAATACCCTAAAGGCAAGCACTTAAACAAAGGTAGAGCAAGTCTTGAGTTCTTCAAGTTTATCATGAGCAGGGAGGTCAGACAGAAGCAACTGTAAGTAGCCTCAAAAAATTTTTCATcatagtgaaaaaaaaccccactgaaaccccaaatccaaaccagTTTGCTATTGGtagggggtttttgtttggtttggtttgtggtgttttttgttggttttttgggggtggtttttttggggcttttttttttttttggttgtggggtttgggtttaGTGGCTTTAttgcttgtttgggttttcttggcGCTTTtccagtttggggtttttttttaacaatgaaGTTGAGGAGACTTCTAtcaggtaaagaaaaaaagcccataaACTACCCCCCTCTCTCATGACAAAAAGTAGAATGAGTTACCTCCTTTTGTCTTCCAACAAATCGAACTCTTCTATAATCCTTCTCATCATATACCTAGAGTGCAAAACAAACTTGATCTCATTTACAGAGCAACAACCATAAGCATAGAACACAAAGActtagaaaacaaacagcatgAACTATTTACTTGGTTTCAAACATTATCACTTTACAAGCAGTATATAGAAAAACTAGCTTCCAATTCTCTCACACAAGTAACTAAATTGCACATTGGAATGTACAAAAGATGAGGAAACTGGTGGCATGAAAGCCAGCAAACAAAAGAGCCTGATCACAGAGGTGAACACAaatgtataatgtataatgCTGTTCCCTGATCTCACCTAGGTGGTGAAGTAAACTGGGAAATTCGGGTTTTGTATTTATTGCTGTTCAGCTCACAGCGCGAGCTTTCTCAAGTTAGCTCCACCCGCCATCCTCTCGCATCTCGTTCAGAAGCCTCAATTTCTCCCTTGGAAAAGAGGGACGGTGGAATCACAAGGCACTGACACGACGGTGCCCCTCCACCTGTCAGCTCCTCGGTAACGGCCAACGACCCTGATCCTCATTCACAGGGGgctttttaattgtttttttttctgaaacagctCGTACCTCCTGTGCACGGATCACTCAGGAGAATGAATTCCCACTGTGCGCGCTGAACggggaatcacagaataaattatGTTGGAAAGGACCTCCGAGTTCATCGGACGCAAGCAGCCGAACGCCACCGTGCCAAGTAGGCCGTGGCACTAAGGCCACGTCCAGCCATTTCCTGAGCACTCCAGGGACGGACACCCCACGCCTTCCcgggcagcctgttccaggaCCTAACCACTGTTTACGTGACAATTCCTCCCGCTGTCCGACCCAAGCCCGCCCGTCACATCGCACCCCGCCGGGGCGCTGCTCCGGGCAGCGGaggggcggcagcgccgggccccGCGCGCTCACCTGCCCGGTGTGCGTCACCAGCTCTCCGGTGTTGGAGGCCCGCACGCCGTAGGGCCgggcggcggtggcggcggcggccagCCGCGGGCGGGCCAGCCCCGGGCGGGCCAGCAGCGGGCGGCTCCGCGGCAGCAGCCAGCGGAAGGTCGCGGCGGGCGCCGCCATCTTCGCGCCGCCCACGTGACTGCCGGCGGGGACGGGCGCGGGCctggccccgccccggcccctgCGCGCGCTTCCGGCGGCGGGACACGCGGCCGCGGGCACGGAGCGGCGCCTTCCGCGGGGTCGGGGTGAGCTCGGCGGGGAACCGGCCGGAGGAGGGAGCGGGGCGGCTGGCGTGGAGGCAGCGGAGAGGTGCGTGCGGGCCGACCGGcgcgctgtccccgcaggcCGCCGAACATGCTGTCCCTCCTGGTCCGGGCCGCCGCCACGGCCGCCCCGCTGCGCTCGCTGTGCCGCTCGTCCCTGTGCTCGCTGGCGCCCTGGGGACGGGCTGCGGGCTGCGGGAGCTGGGCCCCGCCGCCGTGGCCGGCGCCCCGCGGGCTGCTGGCCGtgctgccgccgctgccgccgccgctggCCGGGCTGAAGACCAAGACGGCGCTGAAGAGGCGCTGCAAGGACTGCTACTTCGtgcggcggcgcgggcggctCTACGTCGTCTGCAAGAGCAACCCCCGGCACAAACAGCGCAAGGGGTAGCGCCGGCCGGGGCCCGCCGGGCACAGCCGGCACCGGGTGCGGCCGCCGGGGCCCGCCGGGCACAGCCGGCACCGGGTGCGGCCGCCGGAGCCCCGCCGGGCACAGCCGGCACCGGGTGCGGCCGCCGGAGCCCCGCCGGGCACAGCCGGCACCGGGTGCGGCCGCCGGAGCCCCGCCGGGCACAGCCGGCACCGGGTGCGGCCGCCGGAGCCCCGCCGGGCACAGCCGGCACCGGGTGCGGCCGCCGGAGCCCCGCCGGGCACAGCCGGCACCGGGTGCGGCCGCCGGAGCCCCGCCGGGCACAGCCGGCACCGGGTGCGGCCGCCGGAGCCCCGCCGGGCACAGCCGGCACCGGGTGCGGCCGCCGGAGCCCCGCCGGGCACAGCCGGCACCGGGTGCGGCCGCCGGAGCCCCGCCGGGCACAGCCGGCACCGGGTGCGGCCGCCGGAGCCCCGCCGGGCACAGCCGGCACCGGGTGCGGCCGCCGGAGCCCCGCCGGGCACAGCCGGCACCGGGTGCGGCCGCCGGAGCCCCGCCGGGCACAGCCGGCACCGGGTGCGGCCGCCGGAGCCCCGCCGGGCACAGCCGGCACCGGGTGCGGCCGCCGGAGCCCCGCCGGGCACAGCCGGCACCGGGTGCGGCCGCCGGAGCCCCGCCGGGCACAGCCGGCACCGGGTGCGGCCGCCGGAGCCCCGCCGGGCACAGCCGGCACCGGGTGCGGCCGCCGGAGCCCCGCCGGGCACAGCCGGCACCGGGTGCGGCCGCCGGAGCCCCGCCGGGCACAGCCGGCACCGGGTGCGGCCGCCGGAGCCCCGCCGGGCACAGCCGGACCGGGTGCGGCCGCCGGAGCCCCCGCCGGGCACAGCCGGCACCGGGTGCGGCCGCCGGAGCCCCGCCGGGCACAGCCGGACCGGGTGCGGCCGCCGGAGCCCCCGCCTCCCGTGTCCCTGCCCCGCGGTCACCGGCGACACCAGTCGCGAAATGCTGTGTGTGACAATGTTTCATCTTTGGAACACCTGGAGCCAGGCGCGGTGTTGACGGCCCTTGCCGGAATTTCAAGCCTTGGATGTAGAGAACTGAAGAAACAAGAGCCTTCGGGACCTCTTGATGTCTTAAGCGTGAAGCCTTAAAATCACCGCGCTGTTAAATTAGTAAGGGTGAAGCTAATCACTGGACTGAGGTGCATTTGGGtttaattaaagcaaaatgaaaataaactccATTGATGTTCATTACTACAACACAccatgttggtttttttttttaaacaccctTTATGCCCCCAAGATGTTGATAAGAGAACCAATAGTTTCAAACTCATCTGGGCAATTTCAGATTCCATCTAACTTGCCTTAAAATGCTGGAAAGCTTTAGGCTCGCTCTCATAGATTGGTGAGGGTTAAGAATATTCGTTTCTCTCTTAACAGGTGTGGAGAGAATAACTGAGAACTGAGAGCAGTAATACCTCAGAGGTCATATAGCCAAGATTAGTGTTGAATACAAGCTAGTTGATTGGTATCCGTGGATTAATTAGAGGCAAAATTCCTTCAGTCACCAGTGGTATTCCTCACATTTCTCAGTATCACTGTTTGAGGCAGGAATGTTTGATCATCCTCTGAACTGCAAGTTATTAGCAAACAGTACCAAACTaaactttcagaaaattatCCTATTACGGCTGCAAGTTTGTGAGAGTGTCCCTGACTTGAAAGGGGTCAAATTGTTTAGGCACTGTATTTGAGGTTGCTGTAACATTGGATAGTACGACTTGAAGACCTTTTCTGCCCTGTTGTAATTCCACAACTTTACAATTGCAATAATTTTTACACTTAATGTATTTTTACTCAGTGCTTGTAGACAATGAGAATCTGAGCCTCTAAAGCTGTGGCAAAGCATTCCAGAGATAATAATTATTGGTTTTCCATGTGTTGGGTGGTTTGTGTTTTCATTCATCTATCTCATCACTGGAAATGAGCGTTtggagagagaggagcaggTTAGTTAACATACACATCCATTTTAGGGGGTATTCAAATGAGTTCATGGCAATGAGGGGAGAGAGAACAGGCTAGCTTCATCTAACTAAAGAGAGACACATTTATTCAAAATTTGTAAGGCTTCTCAAAATTAAACAACCTTGAAGTAGTGGAAAACTTGGCTGTACTTCAAAAGGTTGGATTGAAATTCAGGTGCTCATGAAAAGGAACTACCTTCTAAATACCACAGCTTGTGCATGAAAGTAAAATGTAAGCAGagaaatttggaaatattttacatcTTCAACATGCTTTGACAGTTAAGCCATTTTAGGAACTGAAGATTCTAAAAGTTCTGATTCTCAGTGTTAATGGTACAcatgtgtgctgtgtgctttgttccagcagaaggaaaaggccTGTGTGCTGTGAACCTCTGTAATACCTTGTGATTTCAGCTATGAGTACACCTTTAAGGTAAACAGTGTGTGtatgaccaaaaaaacccagtgattTCCAGGCCTACCCACTTTTCCAGGGGAAAGTAAGGACTGACCTGTGGCTTGGGCATAAGATGAAGTGAGGGTCTGTTGGTTGGTTGGGCTTTTAGGAAAGATAGTGGGCAGGTGGTCTTATTGCCTCATGAACATTCCTCCAGCCTCTGGGTTCAGTCAGAAAAAGGTCACTGGTACAAAACAAATTGTGCTGGTAGGTTACTGAGGAGGTATTCAAACAAGGGCTCTCTTGCCAGGAGCAGTGTCAGGTTCAGAAACATCTGCAAGTGTGAATTGCCAGGGTGAGAAGCAGCAATCATTACCTGGCCAGACTCTCTGAAATCAGTGGTGTGTGGGGCCCTGAGACAAGCTCACTGCCAAGTTGGTGTGAAACACAGTCTGCACTCAGAAATGGAGTGAAATTTGGGGCTAGGATTACTgtgcagcagagagaggcaCAAATTACTGCTTTCATCTCCTCTTTAGCCTAAGACAAGCTTTTATACAGTGCTGACTCAGCATCTTGTTTCAACAACTTACAACGAGGATAACTTCTTTCCTAATTAAACCCTTTGAGTGTAGGGCTGCTGGTCAGAAACTTGAGATGTGAAGTAATTTGAATTCAAATGTTGATTATGGCTGTAAACAATTCATGTGTCATTGCCTGAACAGTCAGTTTGTGGTACCTGTGATGGAGCATCCAAAAGAATGGAGCATTGATGGCCATCACTGAAACAGCATATTTGGTTGTCCTTAATAGATTTTGGAAAGAGGATTATGGAATTAGAAACTAGGAGGCTCTGAATTGTAATTGTACTCTGCCACTGTCTTCTTGTATAATCTTGAGAAGATAATTTTGCCTTTGTCTCAATTTTTCCATCTGTTAGGCAGGAGTACTGAATCTCACACTTGTGAGTACCATTTTTAGTTGATGTCTACAAACTCATTACagaggtgtttaaaaaaaaaatcagattctaTAGCTTTCTTTAATTTGAATGACATGAGGAAGGTGACTTTAGCTGGGGGTGATGCATGTTTATTTTAGGTTTGCTTACAGCAACTGCAAAATGAGCAGGTGAAGTAATGTCAGCCAGTAGCCTTGTGGTTGATAGCCAAGGGTTCACATCCTTCATTATAGACCTTCTGAATGTTGTGCTACTTAAACAGCTGTTGGCAAAGGAGCAGGTACACAATAATTACTTAAGTTATCCAGGCTAAAAATTTAGTGCTGGAATACTATGAATACCAATCTGTGTAAGTTCCTTAATTgtgtatgttttcttttttatttctctccttgGAGGCTGAAAGGGAGTGGAATGATAAGGAGAGTGCAGCtagaacagaaaatgttttaggGAGGAAGGTGGTACCCAGTAAGACAGGAAGAAGAATCCATACACTGAAGACTGGAATAAGACTCGGGCTCAAATTAGATTTTCACCTTTTGGCTTCCTACTGCTTACGTCTCTAGGTTACCCCCTCCAGAAAGTCTTCATTCTTCTTTAAATCCCCACAGTGGAGTGGGAATGTGACACCTGATGTCTCCTGTGACTGTCTGCATGTACAATTATGAAAATCATTTGCAGTTGTGAGTGACTGAACTTGCTTAACTCCTCGGAACTGTTCTAGGGAATAAGATTGTCGGATTCCTGGTACGCAACAGGTAGAGATGTATTTAGGTCAACTGGAGGATAAATCTTAGAGCTCATGTATATTAATGACTGTCAGACTTTGTCTGTGGTTGTGTGTGTGGGAATTACAGTATTGGTTGTTGAATTCAGGACAATAGCTGTTCAAAAATGGCAGGTGAGGGAGAAGTCTTTAGGAAATATAGTACCAAGTAGCCGTGTCTGCTCGGATGGAGGCAGTACACCCTGAGGTTGGCTGACTGACAGGTGACCGCTCCAGATTCTGACAGCACCACCATCAGTTTCCTGCACTGTTGAGTAATGTAGACACCATATTGTTCTTCCAATTATTCTATTATACCatccacaaaagaaaaaaaaaaaaaagtacaagaGAGAGTGATATTTCAGAGCAATTACaattggaattttttctttatttgtagAGATGAAGtaggtaaaattaaaaaatataaataaaactttaaaacaaaaatgcaaatattcttAATGGAGAAGAAAGTGAGAAGCCAGTCAgctttctcttctttgtttAACAGTGCAAACAGACACAACATCCTACTGCAGGCACTGTTCAGAGTATCTTCTGAGTAACACCAAGGTCCTTCTGTGTTTCGATGAGCTCCATAGAGCTGATACTAAAGCTGATTTATGTTTATCTGCAGCATCACCATATTACAAAGTCTTGAATCTGCAAGGGTGGACACACCTTGATAGACACTGCTGAAAACTATTGAAttacttttaaaacagaagttaGGGATAAACTAATCccattcattttaataaaactgaTTCTACATTTAAATACGCACATTCTTTCTATTACAGCTCACCAGATTATTAATTTGGAGCTTGGAATCTGTGCTAGTTAGTCCCAGAGGCTGAGAAGGGGCTGGATTCTTTCCAGCTAGCTGGGACAGTTTACCTTACCACACCTATGAGGGGCATGCCCTCACCTGTCCTGtctcctctgcttcccaggaCTGGATTTATCCCTGTAGGAATAGGTGAGCTGCCCATGAAGCTGTTATTGAACTGTCACACTTTACAGCCCAGTTTATTTAGGTAAGTGGTGGTGTTTTACTTCTATACCTCTGGGAGATAAACTGCAGCAGTTTCGTTATTGCTCCGTATCCCACTCATAGTGGAGGCAGCAATCTTTATAAGAGCTTCATCACAGTGGAGACACTGAACCTGATCTAAAAATGATGAAAGTTGGTACAGAGAGAATATTGGCACCCAAGATGAAGCTGTCACTTGCTGGAGTTATCCACCTGCCTCCAGGAATGAAAAATTTGCCATTTCATCTAGAAGTTTGTGCATCAGTCTTTGAAATCTGTTGTCTGTAAATATGAATAAAGTGTTGAAAACAAGCAGTATTTTTCAAGAAGCCACCTGTGCTTATGTGCCACATTgtgcaaaa
The nucleotide sequence above comes from Oenanthe melanoleuca isolate GR-GAL-2019-014 chromosome 2, OMel1.0, whole genome shotgun sequence. Encoded proteins:
- the NDUFS6 gene encoding NADH dehydrogenase [ubiquinone] iron-sulfur protein 6, mitochondrial: MAAPAATFRWLLPRSRPLLARPGLARPRLAAAATAARPYGVRASNTGELVTHTGQVYDEKDYRRVRFVGRQKEVNKNFAIDLIAEQPVSQVESRVISCDGGGGALGHPKVYINLDKETKTGTCGYCGLQFKQKHH
- the MRPL36 gene encoding 39S ribosomal protein L36, mitochondrial, yielding MLSLLVRAAATAAPLRSLCRSSLCSLAPWGRAAGCGSWAPPPWPAPRGLLAVLPPLPPPLAGLKTKTALKRRCKDCYFVRRRGRLYVVCKSNPRHKQRKG